A window of the Bdellovibrio svalbardensis genome harbors these coding sequences:
- a CDS encoding LOG family protein, with translation MSIKRVCVYCGASLGNNPNFAKAAKELGHLLAKENIELVYGGGKVGLMGVLADAVLEKGGKVIGIIPQKLVDKEQAHRGLQDLRIVNDMHERKATMAALADAFIALPGGFGTMEELFEVLTWSQIGYHQKPVAVLEVDNYYEHLNNFINHAKTTGLLKPEFAQFFQLTHSVQDAWKALQGV, from the coding sequence ATGAGTATCAAAAGAGTTTGTGTTTATTGCGGCGCCAGTCTAGGTAACAATCCCAATTTTGCCAAAGCGGCAAAAGAGCTGGGCCATTTACTGGCAAAAGAGAACATCGAACTTGTTTATGGCGGCGGCAAAGTGGGTCTCATGGGCGTTCTCGCTGATGCTGTTCTTGAAAAAGGCGGCAAGGTCATCGGAATCATCCCTCAGAAACTTGTCGATAAAGAGCAAGCTCATCGTGGTCTGCAAGATTTACGCATTGTAAACGACATGCACGAAAGAAAAGCCACCATGGCCGCTCTTGCCGACGCATTTATTGCCTTGCCTGGCGGTTTTGGGACTATGGAGGAGCTTTTCGAAGTCCTGACTTGGTCACAAATTGGATACCACCAAAAGCCGGTCGCCGTTCTTGAGGTGGATAACTATTACGAGCATTTAAATAATTTTATCAATCATGCCAAAACTACCGGCCTTTTGAAGCCCGAGTTCGCTCAGTTCTTCCAGCTGACTCACTCGGTTCAGGACGCCTGGAAGGCCCTCCAAGGAGTTTAA